One window from the genome of Pelodictyon luteolum DSM 273 encodes:
- a CDS encoding tetrathionate reductase family octaheme c-type cytochrome: protein MMKVLVGRILPVMLILFASGPLSGAVYHLPKDSLSVSTADHSKFRQLQREFKSGPEVTKACLECHTEAAKQVHRTKHWTWEVPMKDGKMLGKKNVVNNFCISVESNEARCTSCHVGYGWKDKQFDFRSEQNVDCLICHDGTGTYQKLPAGAGHPAYEATVQEKKKYPKVNLSYVARNVQNPDRQNCGICHFEGGGADAVKHGDLDGSLIKGPRSLDVHMATGKNELNMTCVDCHKTEGHQVPGSRYTPMARDTHGFDYPLADDFPTSCASCHSLEPHRKNKKLNDHIDKVACQTCHIPHIAKERPTKMWWDWSKAGKFDEKGKMITKKDAAGMPTYVTKKGEFRWEKNARPEYRWFNGEMNYVTFHTTINDKGVVSVNRPSGMTGDTLSRIWPFKVHRGLQPYDTELKHFVKPKLFGPKGSGAYWSDFDWKRSIEAGMRESGLKYSGSYGFVETEMFWPISHMVSPKEDALGCVECHARGGRLENLSGFYLPGRDVNLFVEIIGLLVTVGSLGGVIIHSIVRYYTTKKHKEREERA from the coding sequence ATGATGAAAGTGCTCGTGGGCCGGATTCTGCCGGTTATGCTCATCCTCTTTGCCTCAGGGCCTCTTTCCGGAGCGGTCTACCACCTCCCCAAGGACTCTCTCTCGGTCTCGACGGCCGACCACAGCAAATTCCGGCAGCTGCAGCGGGAGTTCAAAAGCGGGCCCGAAGTCACAAAAGCCTGCCTTGAGTGCCACACCGAAGCTGCAAAACAGGTCCACCGCACCAAGCACTGGACCTGGGAAGTGCCGATGAAAGACGGCAAGATGCTCGGCAAGAAAAACGTGGTGAACAACTTCTGCATCTCCGTTGAAAGCAACGAAGCGCGATGCACGTCCTGCCATGTGGGGTACGGATGGAAAGACAAGCAGTTCGACTTCAGGAGCGAACAGAACGTCGACTGCCTCATCTGCCATGACGGAACCGGCACGTACCAAAAGCTGCCCGCCGGAGCCGGCCACCCCGCCTACGAGGCGACGGTGCAGGAAAAGAAGAAGTACCCCAAAGTAAACCTCTCCTACGTTGCCCGGAACGTGCAGAACCCGGACCGCCAGAACTGCGGCATCTGCCATTTTGAAGGCGGAGGGGCCGACGCGGTGAAGCACGGAGACCTGGACGGCTCACTCATAAAGGGGCCGCGTTCGCTCGACGTGCACATGGCGACGGGCAAAAACGAGCTGAACATGACCTGCGTCGACTGCCATAAAACCGAAGGACATCAGGTTCCCGGCAGCCGCTACACACCTATGGCTCGTGATACCCACGGCTTCGACTATCCCCTGGCCGACGACTTCCCGACATCCTGCGCCTCGTGCCACAGCCTCGAACCGCACCGGAAGAACAAGAAGCTCAACGACCATATCGACAAGGTGGCCTGCCAGACATGCCATATCCCCCATATCGCAAAAGAGCGCCCGACGAAAATGTGGTGGGACTGGTCGAAGGCGGGCAAGTTCGACGAAAAGGGAAAAATGATCACGAAAAAGGACGCTGCCGGCATGCCGACCTACGTCACCAAAAAGGGCGAGTTCCGCTGGGAGAAAAACGCTCGGCCCGAGTACCGCTGGTTCAATGGCGAAATGAACTACGTGACATTCCACACCACCATCAACGACAAAGGAGTGGTGTCGGTCAACCGTCCCTCCGGCATGACCGGCGATACACTTTCCCGCATATGGCCCTTCAAGGTGCACCGCGGGCTCCAGCCCTACGACACGGAGCTGAAGCACTTCGTCAAGCCGAAACTCTTCGGCCCGAAAGGCTCCGGCGCCTACTGGTCGGACTTCGACTGGAAGCGCTCGATAGAAGCGGGCATGAGGGAGTCCGGGCTTAAGTACAGCGGCAGCTACGGGTTCGTAGAAACCGAAATGTTCTGGCCGATTTCGCACATGGTTTCACCTAAAGAAGATGCGCTCGGCTGCGTGGAGTGCCACGCCCGCGGAGGACGGCTTGAAAACCTCTCGGGATTCTACCTTCCCGGCCGAGATGTCAACCTGTTCGTTGAAATCATCGGACTCCTCGTCACCGTCGGCTCACTGGGAGGAGTCATCATCCACAGCATCGTGCGCTACTACACCACAAAAAAACACAAGGAACGGGAGGAGAGAGCATGA
- the pth gene encoding aminoacyl-tRNA hydrolase: MKLIIGLGNPESRYNNTRHNIGFDLVDSLAAAFGSSFSSGKGKYLAAKITHRQETLMLIKPTTYMNLSGHAVVAAMNFHKVQKNDILVVCDDLNLPSGTMRLRAKGSAGGQNGLKHIIESLGSDEFARLRIGIRLGEMPPGSFSSFVLGKFSAEERVVMDRTLESCREAVLDFAKNGIEHAMNHYNKSAE, encoded by the coding sequence ATGAAACTCATCATCGGCCTCGGGAACCCTGAATCCCGTTACAACAATACCCGTCACAACATCGGCTTCGACCTTGTCGACAGCCTCGCCGCCGCGTTCGGCTCATCGTTCAGCTCCGGAAAGGGAAAATACCTTGCCGCAAAGATCACGCACCGTCAAGAGACCTTGATGCTCATCAAGCCGACCACCTACATGAACCTCTCGGGCCATGCCGTTGTGGCAGCAATGAACTTCCACAAGGTACAGAAGAACGACATCCTCGTCGTCTGCGATGACCTCAACCTCCCCTCCGGCACCATGCGCCTGCGCGCAAAAGGCTCGGCCGGCGGCCAGAACGGCCTGAAGCATATCATCGAATCGCTCGGAAGCGACGAGTTCGCGCGCCTTCGCATCGGCATCCGCCTTGGAGAGATGCCGCCGGGGTCGTTTTCGTCGTTTGTGCTGGGAAAATTCAGTGCGGAAGAGCGGGTTGTGATGGACCGGACACTCGAATCATGCCGGGAAGCCGTTCTGGACTTTGCCAAAAACGGCATCGAGCACGCCATGAACCACTACAACAAGTCGGCAGAATAA
- a CDS encoding DUF1848 domain-containing protein: MIISASRRTDIPACHGEWFMECLRAGEVLVPNPMRPSQVSRIALNPDALEGIVFWTKDPGPFMPFLPELDRMGYPYYFLFTLTPYGTDIEPCLPPKPLLVDRFRCLSEHLGPERVIWRYDPVILTARMDVQWHLESFAHFARELSGYTRHAIISFVDRYRKTQRAMQALGTLELDAAAMEAVAGGCARIAAECGMELSACAEALDLSQAGVRPASCVDRDLLLRISGRAQLDLGLGRNREGGRKKDPGQRHQCGCAPSRDIGTYGTCSHRCLYCYAS, from the coding sequence GTGATCATCAGCGCAAGCCGCCGGACCGACATACCGGCATGCCACGGGGAGTGGTTTATGGAGTGCCTGCGAGCGGGTGAGGTGCTGGTTCCCAATCCCATGCGGCCGAGCCAGGTGAGCCGCATTGCCCTCAACCCCGATGCCCTTGAGGGCATCGTGTTCTGGACGAAAGATCCAGGCCCCTTCATGCCCTTCCTCCCGGAGCTGGACCGCATGGGCTACCCCTACTACTTCCTCTTCACCCTCACCCCCTACGGCACCGACATCGAGCCGTGCCTTCCTCCGAAGCCGCTTCTCGTGGACCGGTTCCGGTGCCTGTCAGAGCATCTCGGTCCTGAACGGGTTATCTGGCGGTACGATCCCGTGATCCTTACCGCACGGATGGACGTCCAGTGGCATCTGGAATCGTTCGCTCACTTCGCCCGTGAGCTCTCGGGTTATACCCGGCACGCCATCATCAGCTTCGTCGACCGGTACCGCAAGACACAGCGGGCGATGCAGGCTCTGGGAACGCTTGAGCTGGATGCTGCAGCGATGGAGGCTGTTGCGGGAGGCTGTGCCCGTATTGCCGCGGAGTGCGGTATGGAGCTTTCCGCCTGCGCCGAGGCGCTGGACCTGTCGCAGGCGGGCGTACGCCCCGCCAGCTGCGTCGACAGGGATCTGCTCCTCCGGATTTCGGGCCGTGCTCAGCTGGACCTTGGGCTCGGGCGGAATAGGGAAGGAGGGAGAAAAAAAGATCCCGGCCAGCGCCACCAGTGCGGGTGTGCGCCAAGCCGGGACATTGGAACCTATGGAACCTGCAGCCACCGCTGCCTCTACTGTTACGCCTCCTAG
- a CDS encoding cytochrome b/b6 domain-containing protein yields MRKIYLYARFQRFWHWMQALIIFGLLFTGMEVHGLFKIMGYEAAFHVHNFFAVALLSFIVLAFFWYITTGDFRQYLTEGNLVEKILMQARYYVIGIFRNEPHPFKKNEISRLNPLQRITYLGLTLVGLPLQIIFGFIYYYFNELVDLGMNPAWLEPVAHIHTLLAYLLIGFVVMHVYMTTTGHTVTSNIKAMITGWEEVED; encoded by the coding sequence ATGAGGAAAATCTATCTGTATGCACGGTTTCAGCGCTTCTGGCACTGGATGCAGGCCCTCATCATCTTCGGCCTTCTCTTCACGGGAATGGAGGTTCACGGGCTCTTCAAGATCATGGGCTACGAAGCGGCATTCCATGTGCACAACTTTTTTGCCGTCGCGCTTTTGAGCTTCATTGTCCTGGCCTTCTTCTGGTACATCACCACCGGTGACTTCCGCCAGTACCTGACGGAGGGCAACCTGGTCGAGAAGATCCTCATGCAGGCCCGCTATTATGTCATCGGGATCTTCCGCAACGAGCCGCACCCGTTCAAGAAAAACGAGATCTCCCGGCTGAACCCGCTGCAGCGTATCACCTATCTCGGCCTCACGCTTGTCGGCCTGCCGCTGCAGATCATTTTCGGGTTCATCTACTACTACTTCAATGAGCTGGTAGACCTCGGCATGAACCCGGCATGGCTCGAGCCGGTGGCCCACATCCACACGCTCCTTGCCTACCTGCTCATCGGGTTCGTGGTGATGCACGTCTACATGACCACCACCGGCCACACCGTCACCTCCAACATCAAGGCCATGATCACCGGCTGGGAAGAGGTGGAGGACTAG
- a CDS encoding LexA family protein has translation MRLSSIHHTLFLDFYRADLSVPLPLPLAETAVSAGFPSPAEDHLEVTLDLNRALVRHPDATFYARVKGSSMIEAGIAEGDILVIDRSLDAKEGDIALCFLDGEFTVKRIAMDDGVLMLMPENSAYSPIRIGEESDFQVWGIVTYVIHKSR, from the coding sequence ATGCGACTAAGCAGCATACACCATACTCTTTTCCTTGATTTCTATCGGGCCGACCTCTCGGTTCCGCTGCCGCTTCCTTTGGCTGAAACGGCTGTTTCGGCAGGGTTTCCCTCGCCGGCCGAGGATCATCTCGAAGTTACCCTTGACCTCAACCGGGCCCTCGTCCGCCACCCCGATGCAACCTTCTATGCGCGGGTGAAGGGGAGTTCGATGATCGAGGCCGGCATCGCCGAAGGCGACATCCTTGTCATCGACCGCTCCCTGGATGCGAAGGAGGGCGACATCGCGCTCTGTTTTCTGGATGGGGAGTTCACCGTCAAGCGCATTGCCATGGATGACGGGGTGCTCATGCTCATGCCTGAAAACAGCGCATACAGCCCCATCCGGATCGGCGAGGAGAGCGATTTCCAGGTGTGGGGTATCGTCACCTATGTCATCCACAAGTCCCGCTGA
- a CDS encoding sodium-translocating pyrophosphatase, whose amino-acid sequence MDNSTVLYAIPLTGVLALLYALFKASWISKQPEGTEKMSTIAGHIADGAIAFLKREYKVLVIFVASVAVLLAFANSGREGTSPIIAVSFVVGAFCSALAGYFGMRVATKANVRTTHAARTGLGEALNIAFSGGLVMGLSVVGLGIIGLSGLFIIYSQMFTDMAEVINLISGFSLGASSIALFARVGGGIYTKAADVGADLAGKVYEGIPEDDPRNPATIADNVGDNVGDVAGMGADLFESYVGSIIGTMVLGAAFIPVFNSIGFPNPIAAVMLPLVLAAVGILVSIAGSFLVKVKEGGNPQTGLNMGEFGASIVMAVLSYFLITAYLPASWTAEGIVYSSLNVFYAVIIGLAAGVMIGLITEYYCSTDKAPVIGIARQSITGAATTIIAGLGVGMMSTALPVLVLAAAIVASHYFAGLYGIAIAALGMLSVTGIQLAVDAYGPISDNAGGIAEMAGLPAEVRERTDKLDAVGNTTAAIGKGFAIGSAALTALALFAAYRQQAHITSLDIAEPIIMAGLLIGAMLPFVFSAMAMGAVGRAASDMINEVGRQFREIPGLREGTAPAEFAHCVDISTKAAIREMILPGLMGVLVPVVVGFISKDMLGGLLAGVTSSGVLMAIFQSNAGGAWDNAKKRIEGKIEFDGVVYGKGSDTHKAAVVGDTVGDPLKDTSGPSLNILMKLIAVVALVIAPLL is encoded by the coding sequence ATGGACAATTCAACTGTGCTGTACGCAATTCCTCTCACCGGAGTACTTGCGCTGCTGTATGCCTTGTTCAAAGCCTCCTGGATTTCAAAGCAGCCGGAAGGTACTGAAAAAATGTCGACCATCGCCGGGCACATCGCCGACGGGGCCATTGCGTTCCTGAAGCGCGAGTACAAGGTCCTCGTCATCTTCGTCGCATCGGTTGCAGTTCTTCTCGCCTTCGCCAACAGCGGCAGAGAGGGTACATCCCCGATCATCGCCGTGAGCTTCGTCGTCGGAGCGTTCTGTTCCGCTTTGGCCGGATACTTCGGTATGAGGGTGGCGACGAAAGCCAATGTGCGCACCACCCATGCTGCAAGAACAGGCCTCGGAGAGGCACTCAACATCGCCTTTTCGGGCGGTCTCGTCATGGGGCTTTCCGTCGTCGGACTTGGCATCATCGGCCTGTCCGGACTCTTCATCATCTACAGCCAGATGTTCACGGACATGGCTGAAGTCATCAACCTCATATCCGGCTTTTCGCTCGGAGCATCTTCCATCGCGCTCTTTGCCCGCGTGGGTGGAGGCATCTACACCAAGGCGGCCGATGTCGGTGCCGACCTGGCAGGAAAGGTCTATGAAGGCATCCCGGAAGACGACCCCCGCAACCCCGCCACCATTGCCGACAACGTGGGCGACAATGTGGGTGACGTGGCCGGCATGGGCGCCGACCTTTTTGAGAGCTATGTAGGCTCGATCATCGGAACCATGGTGCTCGGTGCCGCGTTCATCCCCGTATTCAACAGTATCGGGTTCCCCAACCCCATCGCCGCCGTCATGCTTCCGCTGGTGCTTGCCGCAGTCGGCATCCTGGTCTCCATCGCCGGATCGTTCCTCGTGAAGGTGAAAGAGGGAGGCAACCCGCAGACCGGCCTCAACATGGGCGAGTTCGGAGCATCCATCGTCATGGCGGTGCTCAGCTACTTCCTCATCACAGCATACCTCCCCGCAAGCTGGACGGCTGAGGGCATCGTCTACAGCTCGCTGAATGTTTTCTATGCCGTCATCATCGGTCTGGCCGCAGGCGTCATGATCGGCCTCATCACCGAGTACTACTGCTCCACCGACAAGGCTCCGGTCATCGGCATCGCCCGCCAGAGCATCACCGGTGCGGCAACAACCATCATTGCAGGCCTCGGCGTCGGCATGATGTCGACGGCCCTTCCCGTCCTCGTGCTTGCTGCAGCAATCGTCGCCTCGCACTATTTTGCAGGCCTCTACGGCATCGCCATCGCAGCCCTCGGCATGCTCTCCGTCACCGGCATCCAGCTGGCCGTCGATGCCTACGGACCGATTTCCGACAACGCCGGCGGCATCGCCGAAATGGCAGGGCTCCCGGCCGAAGTGCGTGAACGGACCGACAAGCTTGACGCAGTCGGAAACACCACCGCCGCCATAGGCAAAGGCTTTGCCATCGGCAGCGCAGCCCTGACGGCCCTGGCCCTCTTCGCTGCTTACCGCCAGCAGGCCCACATCACCTCTCTCGACATCGCAGAGCCGATCATCATGGCAGGCCTGCTGATCGGTGCCATGCTGCCGTTCGTATTCAGCGCCATGGCCATGGGAGCGGTAGGGCGCGCAGCAAGCGACATGATCAACGAAGTCGGCCGCCAGTTCCGTGAAATCCCCGGCCTGCGCGAAGGAACTGCTCCTGCAGAGTTTGCGCACTGCGTCGACATCTCCACCAAGGCAGCCATCCGCGAAATGATCCTTCCCGGCCTCATGGGCGTGCTCGTTCCTGTAGTGGTCGGGTTCATATCCAAGGACATGCTCGGCGGTCTGCTTGCCGGCGTGACCTCATCGGGCGTGCTGATGGCCATCTTCCAGTCGAACGCCGGCGGTGCATGGGACAATGCCAAGAAACGCATCGAGGGCAAGATCGAGTTCGACGGAGTGGTTTACGGTAAAGGGTCCGATACCCACAAGGCCGCCGTTGTCGGCGACACGGTGGGCGACCCGCTCAAGGATACCAGCGGCCCGAGCCTCAACATTCTTATGAAGCTGATTGCGGTTGTGGCGCTCGTGATTGCCCCGCTGCTTTGA
- a CDS encoding Y-family DNA polymerase yields the protein MSSTSPAERGALMFALADCNNFYVSCERVFNPMLCGRPVVVLSNNDGCVIARSEESKALGIAMGTPLFRCRDVIGRHGVAVFSSNYPLYGDMSSRVMNTLGAMAPEQERYSIDEAFFDLSGFRRFGLREHAALMRRTVLKHTGIPVSIGIAHTKTLAKLAAKAAKKDPSCGGVLMLEGADRVRRALASTHLEDVWGIGRQWSLKLALQGIQTAADFAGMPPALVRRLLGVTGAKVQAELQGHRCLPLELVRPMKQTICTSRSFGRNVFSVEELQEAVASFASRAASKLRREGSTASLLTVFISTSPFAASALRREASRTVSLPRAADDAMTLVTAASRVLEAIYQGGHPYRKAGVLLGAIAPKNPPGESFLLFGDEGEGRAEALQQVMEQVNLRYGNGSIRLAAEDSRAWEPLCRHISPRYTTSWEEILRVPSAPQAPPAPAHR from the coding sequence ATGTCATCCACAAGTCCCGCTGAACGGGGAGCGCTTATGTTCGCCCTTGCCGACTGCAACAACTTCTATGTGTCCTGCGAGCGGGTCTTCAACCCCATGCTTTGTGGGCGGCCGGTGGTGGTGCTTTCCAACAATGACGGCTGCGTCATCGCCCGCTCCGAGGAGTCGAAAGCGCTTGGCATAGCGATGGGTACTCCGCTGTTCCGGTGCCGGGATGTGATTGGCCGCCACGGCGTCGCAGTCTTTTCTTCCAACTACCCCCTCTACGGTGACATGTCTTCACGGGTGATGAACACCCTCGGGGCCATGGCTCCGGAGCAGGAGCGCTATTCTATCGACGAGGCTTTTTTCGACCTCTCCGGGTTCCGGCGTTTCGGCCTCAGGGAGCATGCGGCCCTCATGCGACGCACCGTGCTCAAACACACCGGTATCCCCGTCAGCATCGGCATCGCCCATACCAAGACCCTCGCCAAACTTGCAGCGAAGGCGGCCAAGAAAGACCCCTCGTGCGGCGGCGTGCTCATGCTTGAGGGGGCGGACCGGGTGCGCCGTGCCCTTGCATCCACCCATCTGGAGGATGTCTGGGGTATCGGTCGGCAGTGGAGCCTGAAACTCGCTTTGCAGGGTATTCAAACCGCAGCCGACTTTGCCGGTATGCCTCCCGCGCTTGTGCGCCGGCTGCTCGGGGTCACCGGCGCAAAGGTACAGGCTGAGCTCCAGGGGCACCGATGTCTCCCGCTGGAGCTTGTCCGGCCCATGAAACAGACCATCTGCACCTCCCGTTCGTTCGGCCGGAACGTTTTCTCGGTTGAGGAACTGCAAGAGGCTGTTGCAAGCTTCGCTTCCCGGGCCGCTTCGAAGCTTCGCCGTGAGGGCTCGACGGCCTCGCTTCTCACCGTCTTCATCTCCACGAGCCCGTTTGCCGCTTCCGCTCTCCGGCGCGAGGCCTCACGCACCGTCTCTCTTCCCCGTGCGGCCGACGATGCCATGACGCTCGTCACGGCCGCCTCCCGGGTGCTCGAGGCGATCTACCAGGGCGGCCACCCGTACCGGAAAGCCGGTGTGCTTCTCGGAGCCATTGCTCCGAAGAACCCTCCGGGAGAGTCATTCCTGCTCTTCGGCGACGAGGGTGAGGGGAGAGCTGAAGCGCTCCAGCAGGTCATGGAACAGGTCAACCTCCGCTACGGAAACGGCAGCATCCGCCTTGCCGCGGAGGACTCCCGGGCCTGGGAGCCGCTTTGCCGGCACATCTCCCCACGCTACACCACTTCCTGGGAGGAGATCCTCCGGGTTCCCTCCGCACCGCAGGCCCCACCCGCTCCCGCTCACAGGTGA